In a single window of the Larimichthys crocea isolate SSNF chromosome XVII, L_crocea_2.0, whole genome shotgun sequence genome:
- the LOC113748039 gene encoding uncharacterized protein LOC113748039, translating into MASRAIHADLVEDLSTEGFLRTYQRFTALRGHPRKLWSDQGTNFVGAKPALEDLYSFLAEIDKKEVQRRAVVAGTDWVWEFSPADSPHRNGAAEAAVRVLKRSLSSIGEGGDLTTLEFQTLLYLAANLSNERPIGARAQVQEDIVDVVTPNSLLLGRAGPRGDTQGFEFPTYPFSRLRAVQVEVDKFWRRWSQLAGPHLYVRQKWHAPARNVSVGDLVWVADQDALRGRFRLGRVEESCPDDKGVVRDVKVRVCHSLPIGQSPAREDKEPCPTTILHRDVRRLVVLLPVEEQEGVYLLL; encoded by the coding sequence ATGGCCTCAAGAGCGATCCATGCAGATCTGGTTGAGGACCTATCGACTGAGGGCTTTCTCAGAACCTATCAGCGTTTCACAGCCCTGAGAGGTCATCCCAGAAAGCTCTGGTCCGACCAGGGGACCAATTTCGTGGGGGCCAAACCTGCGCTGGAAGATCTGTACAGTTTCCTGGCAGAGATCGACAAAAAGGAAGTCCAAAGGAGAGCAGTTGTGGCTGGGACTGACTGGGTGTGGGAGTTTAGTCCGGCAGACTCACCACATCGGAATGGGGCGGCAGAGGCAGCTGTCCGTGTGTTAAAGAGGTCCTTGAGCAGTATTGGCGAAGGAGGCGACTTGACAACCCTGGAGTTCCAGACCCTCTTGTACCTGGCCGCCAATCTTTCCAATGAGAGGCCGATCGGAGCCAGGGCTCAGGTTCAGGAGGATATAGTGGACGTTGTAACTCCAAATTCCCTGCTGTTGGGTCGGGCAGGGCCCAGAGGTGACACCCAGGGGTTTGAATTCCCTACCTACCCATTCAGTCGTCTGCGAGCGGTCCAAGTGGAGGTGGATAAGTTTTGGAGGCGTTGGAGCCAATTGGCGGGACCTCACCTGTACGTTCGACAAAAGTGGCATGCTCCAGCCAGGAATGTCTCTGTTGGAGATCTGGTATGGGTGGCGGACCAAGACGCCCTCCGGGGGCGATTCAGGCTGGGTCGTGTGGAGGAGTCATGTCCAGATGATAAGGGTGTCGTCCGAGACGTCAAAGTGAGGGTTTGCCATAGTCTTCCCATCGGCCAGTCCCCAGCAAGGGAGGACAAGGAACCGTGTCCTACCACCATCCTACACAGGGACGTCAGGAGGCTGGTGGTGTTGCTGCCGGTGGAGGAACAGGAGGGGGTTTATTTGCTCCTCTGA